tgtttctagctaagtttatttttaaaaaaaaaacaaagcggATAATacgttttttcttaaaaaaaatttatatacacACATCCTACTTAGATTATAGCATATTTAAAACAAATATAtgaacttaaaaaattattttattgtactatttaattctatgatatatttaatttaatcagTTTATTATCAAAAATTTGGTTTATATATAGTCTGTTAACCCATGCATTAACCAAAACCATCAAGTTTCCCAACAAAGGAAACAATGGTATACATCTCTAACCTATCAAAACTGATCATATATCCACTTAtttacaaaaccaaaaaaagaaaaaaagaaacactagTATATCCAAGTAATGACAGGCTAAATCCTACAGAAACCTcagaacagcagcagcagcagcagcaagaaaGCAGCAGAAAAAAGCCACAACAAAGCAGCCGCGAGAACCAGCAGTAGCTGCTGCATTGTGCTCTCGATGCCCGTGGGAGTCGTCGGTCGCTCCTGTCACCACCGGTATGATGCCGCCGCGTGTTCTTcccccgccgccaccgccgctgccaCGAGGTGATCCTCTTGAGCTGCTTCCACTACCAAAACCACCACCGAATGATCTGCCACTGCTACCGCCACTGCTGCTGCCACCTCCACTGCCCCCGCCACGTGCGCTgccaccgcctccgcctccgcctccgcctccgccggtGCGGCCTCCAAATATTAAGGTTCTTCTCTCGGCATGTGCTACGTTTCTTCCCGAATCGTCTTGCATATCTGCTGCAGATAATAGGCAGTTGGCGAAAAATACTGGCCGGTCACTACAGCAATGTTGGTTGTATAATTgcttttaatcatttaataaatttttgtagAACCTATTTGGACATTGGATTGCTCATGTTGATTACTCAAAATTTTCTGTTTTAGGTTGAAAACGAAACGGTCCAAAAGGAGACTAATCAAGTTACGACAGAGAATTTTGAAATTCAGATGAAGCCACTCTAAATGTAGCCTGGCCCAATAAAACATTGGCTTCTTGGATTCTGACTGGCCGACGAAACATCGGACCAAACTTCAGCCTGAGGCCTGTTACGATTGGGCCTGTGTACTGTACAACAATCCAATGGACCTCGCAAATTCCCCAGTTGGGCTTTTTTTTCGTGCTCATTATTATTTacgattaatttcatatagattcctacaaatatagtgaataacaaatgtatctctacaaaattaatctttcatatattgttcctacaaaagctctcatattttcaaatatatccttctaaagaactgtttatttttttcaattttgtcataaTAAATATGTCCCACCAAAAATCATAACCGTATAATACGAGAAgcgtaaaaatatcaaaaactaatcgGAGTTAAGTAtttagagaaatgattcggtacttttttaaaaaaaaataaaaaagatcttaaccgttcattaatagagggtaaaaatgtaactttaatacttagcaggtaaaaggattattttattcaaggttagtttggtaattaaataatacaatatttaaagaaacttttaattgaggtcctaaatttatacattaattagtactaatttaggaaattaattgattaaccaaatttatgaaattattaggcattaacttaagaatctactttaaatgttttagtgtttctcaaattatgcattaatttaaattatagaaattttagaaatagttttatttctaaatacgatgaatttaaattttaaaaattaaatatttaaaatttaaaagtgaaatttaaattagaggaatttcatattactatttaaaaactaaatttctaccaagatttaaaatacagtttattcgcaccagtttaaaacgtaatgcataaaaaacttaaagagtaagatttctacaactagatttctctagaggaatttcatattactatttaaattttaaattcaNttttttttccttcttctttttccctaCTCATCTTTTGCGCCCAAACCCCAAAGCCCCACATCTGGCAACCCTGTTTCATCCACCGCCTTTACCTTAAACGATTCAGTGGCGTACGTATTTCCCTGCGTTTGTATTTATGGAACTGCACCCACTGGAGTAATTGAAGGGAGACGCAGGCACCTCAACTCTTGCACGATtacaaaataaca
The sequence above is a segment of the Ananas comosus cultivar F153 unplaced genomic scaffold, ASM154086v1, whole genome shotgun sequence genome. Coding sequences within it:
- the LOC109705394 gene encoding glycine-rich protein 5-like isoform X2 codes for the protein MVGNRGRDLLLLLLLLRALLSLSSSASIHAAKISVSDMQDDSGRNVAHAERRTLIFGGRTGGGGGGGGGGGSARGGGSGGGSSSGGSSGRSFGGGFGSGSSSRGSPRGSGGGGGGRTRGGIIPVVTGATDDSHGHREHNAAATAGSRGCFVVAFFCCFLAAAAAAVLRFL
- the LOC109705394 gene encoding keratin, type II cytoskeletal 2 epidermal-like isoform X1; translation: MVGNRGRDLLLLLLLLRALLSLSSSASIHAAKISVSADMQDDSGRNVAHAERRTLIFGGRTGGGGGGGGGGGSARGGGSGGGSSSGGSSGRSFGGGFGSGSSSRGSPRGSGGGGGGRTRGGIIPVVTGATDDSHGHREHNAAATAGSRGCFVVAFFCCFLAAAAAAVLRFL